A genomic window from Pirellulaceae bacterium includes:
- a CDS encoding ABC-2 family transporter protein — protein MFARVATWWTILKIALEERLVYRGDFALGTLMRFLPIVTQIFLWAAIFEGMNGDARDTSGTIRNYSYHDFVAYYLLTMISRAFSSMPALASGIGLQVRNGEIKKFLIQPIDMTGFLLLSRIAHKLAYYSVATLPFAFVFFVCRNYFNDGWPDPITLLAFASSLVMGFLLGFFLESCIGLISFWFLEVSSLLFVYMLFSFFLSGHMFPLDMLPEPWRTIVEWLPLQYLAYFPSAVFLGKIEGMALVKGLLIEALWILFFIFLSRVLWRRGINRYSGFGG, from the coding sequence ATGTTCGCAAGAGTAGCCACTTGGTGGACGATCCTGAAAATCGCCCTCGAGGAACGTTTGGTTTACCGAGGCGATTTTGCCTTGGGTACGCTGATGCGGTTCCTACCAATCGTGACTCAGATCTTTCTTTGGGCGGCAATCTTCGAGGGCATGAATGGTGATGCCCGAGACACATCCGGCACAATCCGAAATTACAGTTACCACGACTTCGTGGCCTATTATCTGCTGACGATGATAAGCCGCGCTTTCTCAAGTATGCCGGCGTTGGCCAGCGGGATCGGCTTGCAAGTGCGAAATGGTGAAATCAAAAAGTTTCTGATTCAGCCAATTGACATGACTGGATTTCTGTTGCTTTCGCGAATCGCACACAAACTGGCTTATTACTCGGTAGCCACATTACCGTTCGCATTTGTGTTCTTCGTTTGCCGAAACTACTTTAACGATGGCTGGCCCGACCCGATTACCCTGCTGGCTTTTGCCAGTTCGCTCGTGATGGGATTCCTACTGGGCTTCTTCCTGGAATCGTGCATCGGACTCATCAGTTTTTGGTTCCTCGAGGTGAGCTCGTTATTATTCGTCTACATGCTATTTAGTTTTTTCCTATCCGGACACATGTTTCCGCTCGATATGTTGCCGGAACCCTGGCGGACAATTGTCGAGTGGCTCCCACTTCAATACTTGGCTTATTTCCCGTCGGCAGTCTTTCTCGGAAAAATCGAGGGAATGGCGCTGGTCAAAGGCTTGCTGATTGAGGCGCTCTGGATCTTATTCTTTATTTTCTTGAGTCGTGTGCTTTGGCGTCGTGGAATCAATCGCTACAGCGGATTTGGAGGCTAA
- a CDS encoding ABC transporter ATP-binding protein — protein sequence MPTIEIRDLVKTYRVYQKQEGLGASLRGLFRREYRDVEAVRSIDLTVQSGEFVAFLGPNGAGKTTTLKLLSGVVYPTSGQATVLGHVPWKRENEYRRQFALVMGQKNQLWWDLPAQESLRLHQQIYRIDSQEFNRTCDQLTSLLGVARLLKQPVRELSLGERMKMELIAALLHSPRVLFLDEPTIGLDVVAQYNIQQFLKQYQQERNTTVLLTSHYMKDVAALCQRVIIITDGQIKYDGSLKGIVDRFSGSKLVTLLFAEDSVPTDLDRYGQILKIESPKATLRIERQYVARSLASILDRHSIEDVSVEDPPLEEVIASMYSEGPHSATPTK from the coding sequence ATGCCGACCATTGAAATCCGAGACCTCGTCAAAACCTATCGCGTCTATCAGAAGCAAGAAGGGCTTGGCGCGTCGCTGCGCGGTCTGTTCCGGCGTGAATACCGTGACGTTGAGGCGGTGCGATCCATCGACCTGACGGTCCAATCGGGGGAATTCGTCGCCTTTCTGGGGCCGAATGGAGCCGGCAAGACCACCACCTTGAAACTGCTCTCCGGTGTCGTTTACCCCACATCAGGGCAAGCGACCGTGCTCGGGCACGTCCCCTGGAAGCGGGAAAACGAATATCGTCGCCAATTCGCGTTGGTGATGGGACAAAAGAACCAATTGTGGTGGGATCTACCGGCCCAAGAATCTCTTCGCTTGCATCAGCAGATTTATCGGATCGATTCCCAAGAATTCAATCGTACTTGCGACCAACTTACGTCATTGCTGGGCGTCGCCAGACTCTTGAAACAACCGGTCCGGGAATTATCACTTGGCGAGCGTATGAAGATGGAACTCATCGCCGCATTGCTCCATTCTCCGCGAGTGCTATTTCTGGATGAACCAACCATCGGACTCGATGTTGTCGCTCAATACAACATTCAACAATTCCTCAAGCAATATCAACAGGAGCGAAACACCACGGTCCTGCTCACCAGCCACTACATGAAGGATGTGGCAGCCCTCTGCCAACGTGTCATCATCATCACCGATGGTCAAATCAAATACGACGGTTCGCTGAAAGGCATCGTGGATCGCTTCAGCGGCTCCAAATTAGTGACGTTGTTGTTTGCCGAAGACAGCGTTCCAACAGATTTAGATCGCTACGGCCAAATCCTGAAAATCGAATCTCCCAAGGCAACACTGCGAATTGAACGACAATACGTCGCTCGCAGCCTGGCTTCCATCCTGGATCGCCATTCGATCGAGGACGTCAGCGTCGAAGATCCACCGCTCGAGGAAGTGATCGCCAGCATGTACTCCGAAGGCCCCCATTCGGCAACCCCAACGAAATAA
- the ispF gene encoding 2-C-methyl-D-erythritol 2,4-cyclodiphosphate synthase, which translates to MVTLSLYPRIGIGHDTHRLGEGGPLRLGGVEVECDRHLVGHSDADVLLHAVTDALLGAISSGDIGELFPDTDDANDQRDSADFVLAALGKVQAVGFQVGNLDCVIHAQRPKLSAYKKPICHRLAELLQVPPEAVGVKAKTGELVGPVGRREAIVAQCVVLLIPACS; encoded by the coding sequence ATCGTGACCCTCTCTCTCTATCCTCGCATCGGTATCGGCCACGATACGCACCGTTTGGGTGAAGGTGGCCCGTTGCGTTTAGGCGGGGTGGAGGTGGAGTGCGATCGCCACCTGGTGGGGCATAGCGACGCCGATGTTCTCTTGCATGCTGTCACGGATGCATTGTTGGGTGCGATCTCCTCCGGGGATATTGGAGAGCTCTTTCCTGATACGGATGACGCTAACGATCAACGCGATTCGGCCGATTTTGTACTGGCTGCTCTGGGGAAAGTCCAGGCGGTTGGATTTCAGGTCGGCAATCTGGATTGTGTGATCCATGCTCAAAGGCCGAAGCTGTCAGCCTACAAAAAGCCGATTTGCCACCGATTGGCGGAACTGCTCCAGGTGCCACCCGAAGCGGTGGGCGTCAAAGCCAAAACGGGTGAGTTGGTTGGGCCGGTGGGCCGCCGGGAGGCGATCGTGGCACAGTGTGTCGTGTTGCTCATCCCCGCATGTAGTTAG
- the cysS gene encoding cysteine--tRNA ligase produces the protein MTTTAAKQTTSKATPTVKIRIYNSLTRQKEEFETIQPEKVGIYLCGPTVYREAHIGHMVGPVIFDTIKRYLTYCGYDVTWVVNITDVDDKLIQESNRRKISMSEVAEEMTADYLGNLAAFGVDQIDHLPRATENMPQIILFIERLVKQGFAYESAGDVYFQVEKNADYGKLSNRSVDSSQGEGGEMAARKRSPNDFALWKQAKANEPSWTSPWGEGRPGWHIECSAMSHEILGETFDIHGGGLDLIFPHHENELAQSECCHGKPMVRYWMHNGLMKAAAAGKVGGKAEREQADVDTKISRSKGAGGLAELIEQQGGERLRFFLLRTHYRSTIVFGEEGLAEAGTALDSFYRFFERFERILGEDFYKLVAPSRRSEEQPAGEDNGIVTAVNAKRIAFLEKMDDDFNTGAAVSELFELVRLLNKFIDDCQLEDAKKRTDTNLTTLRLGATTLKELSAILGLFQQPLTAAAGNDALVDDLMQLLIQLRASARGKKDFEMADQIRNGLTDLGITLEDRKDGTGWKLG, from the coding sequence ATGACGACTACCGCAGCAAAACAAACGACGAGTAAGGCGACTCCAACTGTGAAGATCCGCATCTATAACTCACTAACCCGTCAAAAAGAGGAGTTTGAGACGATTCAGCCGGAAAAGGTTGGAATCTACCTTTGTGGACCCACCGTGTATCGCGAAGCCCACATTGGGCATATGGTCGGACCGGTGATCTTTGACACGATTAAGCGATATTTGACTTACTGTGGCTATGATGTGACTTGGGTCGTCAATATTACGGATGTCGATGACAAGCTGATCCAGGAGTCAAATCGCCGCAAAATTTCGATGTCTGAAGTTGCTGAAGAGATGACGGCCGATTACTTGGGAAATCTGGCCGCATTCGGTGTCGATCAAATTGACCACTTGCCGCGCGCAACTGAGAATATGCCGCAAATCATTCTTTTCATCGAGCGTCTCGTCAAGCAAGGGTTCGCCTACGAATCCGCAGGGGATGTCTATTTTCAGGTCGAGAAAAACGCGGACTACGGCAAGTTGAGTAATCGCTCGGTTGACAGCTCACAAGGCGAAGGCGGGGAGATGGCCGCTCGTAAGCGATCTCCGAATGATTTTGCCCTGTGGAAACAAGCAAAAGCGAACGAACCCTCCTGGACCAGTCCTTGGGGAGAGGGACGCCCCGGTTGGCATATCGAATGTTCTGCCATGAGTCACGAAATTCTAGGCGAAACATTCGATATTCATGGCGGCGGACTCGATCTGATCTTTCCGCATCACGAAAACGAGCTTGCCCAAAGCGAGTGCTGTCATGGTAAGCCGATGGTGCGGTACTGGATGCACAACGGGCTAATGAAAGCTGCGGCCGCCGGAAAAGTTGGCGGAAAAGCCGAGCGAGAGCAAGCTGACGTCGACACTAAAATCAGTCGCTCCAAAGGTGCCGGTGGGCTGGCGGAGCTGATCGAGCAGCAAGGGGGCGAACGATTGCGATTCTTCCTGCTTCGCACCCACTACCGCAGCACGATTGTCTTTGGCGAAGAGGGCTTGGCCGAGGCTGGCACGGCACTGGATTCCTTCTATCGGTTCTTTGAGCGATTCGAGCGGATTCTGGGGGAAGATTTCTACAAGTTAGTGGCCCCCTCTCGCCGCAGCGAAGAACAGCCCGCTGGCGAGGATAACGGCATCGTCACGGCCGTGAATGCGAAGCGAATCGCTTTTCTCGAAAAAATGGATGATGACTTCAACACGGGAGCGGCCGTAAGCGAACTGTTCGAATTAGTCCGGCTGCTGAATAAATTTATTGATGATTGCCAGCTCGAAGATGCAAAAAAAAGAACCGATACCAATCTCACCACGCTTCGGTTGGGTGCGACGACGCTGAAGGAGCTGAGTGCAATCTTGGGCTTGTTCCAGCAACCACTCACCGCAGCTGCCGGCAACGATGCGTTGGTCGACGATCTCATGCAGCTGCTGATCCAATTGCGAGCATCGGCACGGGGAAAGAAGGATTTTGAAATGGCCGACCAAATCCGCAATGGCCTGACTGATTTGGGGATTACGTTGGAAGATCGTAAAGACGGAACAGGCTGGAAGCTGGGCTGA
- the ruvC gene encoding crossover junction endodeoxyribonuclease RuvC, translating to MDGLRVLGVDPGLNLTGYGVLIVEQRRVRLAEAGVVRGGSANSQLEKRVRRIHEGIVDVIESCQPDVLALENLYSHYQRPNTAILMGHARGVICLAAAQKEIPVHGYAATQVKKILTGSGRAPKLQVQQAVQRELRLADLPDPPDVADALAIAMCHYYLSGTPSIA from the coding sequence ATGGACGGACTAAGGGTTTTAGGGGTCGATCCCGGATTGAACTTGACCGGGTACGGCGTGTTGATCGTTGAGCAGCGGCGCGTGCGGTTGGCGGAAGCAGGTGTGGTGCGTGGTGGTTCGGCGAATTCCCAGTTGGAAAAACGCGTGCGACGCATTCACGAAGGAATTGTTGATGTGATCGAGAGTTGTCAGCCTGATGTGCTGGCGTTAGAAAATCTCTATTCGCATTATCAGCGACCTAATACGGCCATCTTGATGGGGCACGCGCGTGGTGTGATCTGTTTGGCCGCGGCTCAAAAGGAAATACCCGTTCATGGGTACGCGGCTACACAAGTGAAGAAAATACTCACCGGGAGTGGGCGAGCTCCGAAACTGCAAGTGCAGCAGGCGGTGCAACGGGAGCTGAGACTGGCTGACTTGCCTGATCCTCCTGATGTTGCGGACGCCTTAGCAATCGCAATGTGTCACTATTATCTCAGCGGGACGCCTTCGATTGCGTAA
- a CDS encoding helix-hairpin-helix domain-containing protein, with product MLALITKITGKILRVGDDSLHLAIDAFEYQVLIPEFVRRQLQNRLGEKASLHTIEYLEGNPTQGRLVPRIVGFQSEVEREFFELFCSVDGVGVRKALRAMVRPVQEVAASIEEQDVKALSALPGIGPATSERIIAKLRRKVPKFALLVSESLAQSGGEAKSDVVSETFEVLRSLGHSETDARRLLDQALKTKKKVKDVEALIQLVYEQSQ from the coding sequence ATGTTGGCTTTGATCACTAAGATTACAGGGAAAATCTTGCGAGTTGGCGACGACTCGTTGCACTTGGCCATTGATGCATTTGAATACCAAGTCCTGATTCCTGAATTCGTGCGACGACAATTGCAAAACCGGCTCGGTGAAAAAGCCAGTTTGCACACCATCGAATATCTTGAAGGCAATCCGACGCAAGGGCGCTTGGTGCCACGAATTGTCGGCTTTCAAAGCGAAGTGGAGCGAGAATTCTTTGAGCTGTTCTGTTCTGTCGATGGCGTTGGAGTTCGAAAGGCATTACGTGCGATGGTGCGTCCTGTTCAAGAAGTCGCCGCCTCCATCGAAGAACAGGACGTGAAAGCCCTGTCGGCGCTGCCTGGTATCGGCCCCGCAACCTCCGAACGCATCATCGCAAAGCTTCGGCGGAAAGTGCCAAAGTTCGCCTTGCTGGTTTCGGAGTCGCTGGCTCAATCGGGTGGTGAGGCGAAATCGGATGTGGTTAGTGAAACGTTCGAGGTATTGCGCAGCCTCGGACACTCGGAAACCGATGCCCGCCGTCTTTTAGATCAGGCACTGAAGACCAAGAAAAAAGTCAAAGATGTTGAGGCGTTAATCCAACTGGTTTACGAGCAAAGCCAGTAA
- the ruvB gene encoding Holliday junction branch migration DNA helicase RuvB: protein MSRETILSGEPQGEDGDRDLRPQSIDQMVGQRSVYERLKIAVDAAVKREDPLGHILFDGPPGLGKTTFALCLPKEMGVNVQLTSGPTLQAPKDLVPYLTNAEARSVLFIDEIHRLPKAVEEYLYTAMEDFRVDLVHGEGTNARTLNLWIKPFTLIGATTRAGLLSAPLRDRFHIREHLDFYSLAELTEILQRSAAKLAVEIDNASAEEIGRRSRGTPRVANNLLRWVRDYATSKANGVIDLSVTDAALEMAGIDGMGLDRQDRKYLETLIRVFAGGPAGVEAIAHTMNTATDTLADEVEPFLLRSEFVVRTPRGRIVTARTYDHLKMTPNTDDSGGDQYPLFS from the coding sequence ATGTCACGCGAGACAATTTTATCGGGTGAGCCTCAAGGGGAAGATGGTGATCGCGATCTGCGGCCACAATCCATCGATCAGATGGTAGGGCAGCGCAGCGTTTATGAGCGGTTAAAGATCGCCGTCGATGCGGCTGTGAAACGAGAAGATCCGTTGGGCCATATCTTGTTTGATGGGCCACCTGGCTTGGGCAAGACGACATTTGCGCTCTGTCTTCCCAAGGAAATGGGCGTCAACGTTCAACTGACCAGTGGCCCGACTTTGCAGGCTCCCAAGGATTTGGTTCCCTATTTGACAAATGCCGAAGCTCGGTCGGTTTTGTTTATTGATGAAATACATCGTCTCCCCAAAGCAGTTGAAGAGTACCTCTACACTGCAATGGAGGACTTTCGTGTCGATTTGGTGCATGGTGAGGGCACCAACGCTCGCACCTTGAACCTGTGGATTAAGCCCTTCACGCTGATCGGTGCGACCACTCGGGCCGGTTTACTCTCTGCGCCGTTACGGGACCGTTTTCACATCCGCGAGCATCTTGATTTTTACTCTCTGGCTGAACTCACCGAGATTCTCCAGCGGAGTGCGGCGAAACTGGCCGTCGAAATCGACAACGCTTCGGCGGAAGAAATCGGGCGACGCAGTCGTGGTACGCCCCGGGTGGCTAATAATTTACTGCGATGGGTACGTGACTACGCCACCAGCAAGGCGAACGGTGTCATTGACCTGTCTGTCACCGATGCAGCGCTTGAAATGGCGGGTATTGATGGCATGGGCCTCGATCGACAGGATCGAAAGTATCTGGAAACATTAATTCGTGTGTTTGCCGGCGGGCCTGCCGGAGTCGAGGCCATCGCGCACACCATGAACACTGCGACGGACACGTTGGCGGATGAAGTAGAGCCATTTCTGCTGCGTTCTGAATTTGTTGTCCGTACGCCCCGAGGTCGCATTGTGACGGCGAGAACTTATGATCATCTGAAAATGACTCCGAATACGGATGATTCGGGCGGCGATCAGTATCCCCTGTTTTCCTAG
- the rpmF gene encoding 50S ribosomal protein L32, which yields MAVPKRKHSNSRSGKRRSHDAKKARQLSFCPQCSGAVPTHVVCPKCGYYMGRTVVQMEEG from the coding sequence ATGGCTGTCCCAAAGCGAAAACATTCCAATTCTCGGTCCGGTAAACGTCGGTCTCACGACGCAAAGAAGGCTCGTCAGCTGTCTTTCTGTCCCCAGTGCAGTGGAGCTGTCCCGACGCATGTAGTTTGCCCGAAATGCGGCTACTACATGGGGCGTACCGTTGTGCAAATGGAAGAAGGTTAA
- the fabD gene encoding ACP S-malonyltransferase, with protein MSKTAFLFPGQGAQAVGMGQQVAESVPAARRLFDEAEGILGYDLARLCAKGPVEELDSTVYSQPALFVCSLAAVEQIRSETPEILNLATASAGLSLGEYTALVFSGVMEFEHALKVVQVRGEAMQAAADATPSGMVSVLGLDLSKVEELCDQSRVEGEVLQIANYLCPGNIVVSGHNASCERLVENAGAAGAMKVVALAVAGAFHTPIMESALERLADALALVPMSSPRIPVVSNVDAQIHSDPEEIRDVLIRQVVSPVQWESSMRLLLADGYSNFYEVGPGRVLRGLLRRIDRKASCANVG; from the coding sequence TTGAGTAAGACGGCGTTTTTGTTTCCCGGACAAGGGGCCCAGGCCGTTGGCATGGGGCAACAAGTCGCGGAATCAGTTCCGGCAGCTCGTCGACTTTTCGACGAAGCGGAGGGGATCTTGGGCTACGATCTGGCCCGACTTTGCGCGAAAGGGCCGGTCGAAGAACTCGACTCGACGGTTTACAGCCAGCCCGCGCTTTTCGTCTGCAGTTTGGCTGCGGTTGAGCAGATTCGCAGCGAAACTCCTGAGATTCTCAACTTGGCCACCGCGTCGGCCGGTTTGAGTTTGGGAGAATATACCGCCCTCGTCTTCTCGGGGGTGATGGAATTCGAGCACGCTTTGAAAGTCGTGCAAGTGCGAGGCGAAGCCATGCAGGCGGCTGCTGACGCAACGCCGAGCGGCATGGTGAGTGTCTTGGGGCTCGACCTTTCCAAGGTCGAGGAATTGTGTGATCAATCCCGTGTCGAGGGGGAAGTGCTGCAAATTGCAAATTATCTTTGCCCCGGGAATATTGTGGTCTCAGGGCATAATGCGTCGTGCGAGCGACTTGTGGAGAACGCAGGGGCCGCGGGAGCGATGAAGGTTGTTGCCCTCGCCGTCGCCGGTGCTTTTCACACGCCGATTATGGAAAGCGCCCTTGAACGCTTAGCTGACGCTTTGGCGTTAGTGCCCATGTCGTCGCCACGGATCCCTGTGGTGTCGAATGTAGATGCTCAAATCCATTCCGATCCAGAAGAGATTCGCGATGTCCTGATTCGACAAGTTGTGAGCCCTGTTCAATGGGAAAGCTCGATGCGACTTTTGCTGGCTGACGGCTACTCGAATTTCTACGAGGTCGGGCCAGGGCGCGTGCTGCGAGGATTGTTGCGACGGATTGACCGTAAGGCCAGTTGCGCCAACGTAGGATAA
- the fabG gene encoding 3-oxoacyl-[acyl-carrier-protein] reductase: MSENAASCLGVDLSGQTAIVTGASRGLGKAMAEALGASGARVACVARNVEKLAETVKVIESTGGQASAFPCDVTDREAVDKIVDDIAEDWGKIDILVNNAGITRDTLLPRMSDAEWEDVINTNLRSAFLWSRAASRHMMRARFGRIINITSVSGLMGNPGQTNYSASKAGLIGLTRSLSRELAGRKVTINAVAPGFIESDMTATLGEIVVTEAKKRIPAKRLGRPDEVAAAVVFLASSAASYITGQVLTVDGGMTG; this comes from the coding sequence ATGAGTGAGAATGCCGCGAGTTGTCTGGGGGTGGATCTTTCGGGTCAAACAGCGATCGTTACCGGAGCGTCTCGAGGTTTGGGGAAAGCAATGGCCGAAGCACTCGGAGCGAGTGGTGCTCGAGTTGCTTGCGTCGCGAGAAATGTCGAAAAACTTGCCGAAACGGTCAAGGTAATCGAGTCAACCGGTGGGCAAGCCAGCGCTTTTCCTTGTGATGTGACCGATCGGGAAGCGGTGGACAAGATTGTTGATGACATCGCTGAAGATTGGGGCAAGATTGACATTCTTGTGAATAACGCTGGGATTACCCGAGATACGTTGTTGCCGCGAATGTCGGATGCCGAGTGGGAGGACGTAATTAATACCAACCTGCGAAGTGCATTTTTGTGGAGCCGGGCTGCTTCCCGCCACATGATGCGGGCTCGATTCGGAAGAATCATTAACATTACCAGCGTTTCGGGGTTGATGGGCAATCCGGGGCAAACGAATTATTCGGCTTCCAAGGCGGGTTTGATCGGCTTGACGCGAAGTCTCAGTCGCGAGTTAGCCGGGCGAAAAGTGACCATTAATGCGGTAGCACCTGGCTTTATTGAGAGCGACATGACGGCCACGCTGGGGGAGATTGTGGTTACAGAAGCTAAAAAAAGGATTCCTGCCAAGCGCTTGGGTCGGCCTGACGAAGTGGCTGCGGCAGTTGTGTTCTTGGCGAGTTCTGCGGCGAGTTACATCACAGGCCAAGTCCTGACAGTCGATGGTGGAATGACAGGCTGA
- a CDS encoding acyl carrier protein, producing MADVSQRVIDIVAEQLGVDKEKVAPETSFVNDLGADSLDTVELVMELEEEFDTNIPDDAAEKIQTVGQAIEFIEKAQAS from the coding sequence GTGGCAGATGTTTCTCAACGAGTGATTGACATCGTGGCGGAGCAGTTGGGCGTCGACAAAGAGAAAGTCGCGCCAGAAACTTCGTTCGTCAACGATTTAGGAGCTGATTCGTTGGACACGGTCGAGCTCGTGATGGAGTTGGAAGAAGAGTTTGATACCAATATTCCTGATGATGCGGCTGAGAAGATTCAAACGGTCGGTCAAGCGATCGAGTTTATTGAGAAGGCTCAAGCGTCCTAA
- the fabF gene encoding beta-ketoacyl-ACP synthase II, translating to MKRRVVVTGLGVVTSLSCHVDDLFDRVVAGESGIHELRIFDTEKFKVSFAGDLWDWKPTDCIPPKELKRIDRFSSFALVAGTDAVQSCGMDFSSEDPFRCGVILGSGIGGLQEIETQVERLLFKGPDRVSALTIPKLMLNAAGGNLSIKYGMRGPNYTVATACASATNAIGDALKAIQYDDADVMVTGGTEAAITPMGISGFANMRALSERNDDPTRASRPFDLDRDGFVLSEGAGILIFEELEHAKARGAHIYAEVIGFGASGDAGHITKPDEAGVGAARAMTSALRDASCTPGQVDYINAHGTSTPLGDKAETRAIKSVFGEHAKGVSISSTKSQLGHSLGASGGIELVLSIKALQRSIVPPTINLDTPDPDCDLDYTPNQPKERTLDVVMSNSFGFGGHNASVVIQRFKS from the coding sequence ATGAAACGACGGGTTGTCGTAACCGGGTTGGGCGTGGTTACGTCGCTGAGTTGTCACGTGGACGATCTGTTTGATCGTGTTGTGGCTGGCGAAAGCGGCATTCATGAACTGCGCATTTTCGATACCGAAAAGTTCAAAGTGAGCTTCGCGGGTGATCTTTGGGACTGGAAACCAACGGATTGCATTCCTCCCAAAGAACTCAAGCGAATTGATAGGTTTAGTTCCTTCGCTCTCGTTGCAGGAACGGACGCCGTTCAAAGCTGCGGTATGGACTTCTCAAGCGAAGATCCATTTCGCTGTGGAGTGATTCTTGGGTCCGGTATCGGTGGACTCCAGGAAATTGAGACGCAAGTCGAGCGACTGTTGTTCAAGGGTCCTGATCGCGTGTCAGCGCTGACCATTCCCAAGCTGATGCTCAATGCGGCGGGCGGAAACCTGTCGATCAAATATGGCATGCGAGGTCCCAACTACACCGTGGCCACCGCTTGTGCGAGTGCGACCAACGCCATTGGTGATGCCTTAAAGGCGATCCAGTACGATGACGCTGACGTGATGGTGACTGGCGGCACGGAAGCGGCCATTACCCCCATGGGGATCAGTGGCTTCGCAAACATGAGGGCTCTGTCGGAACGAAATGATGATCCGACCCGAGCGAGCCGCCCATTCGATCTTGATCGTGATGGCTTTGTGCTCAGTGAGGGAGCGGGCATTCTTATCTTTGAAGAGCTGGAGCACGCAAAGGCTCGCGGTGCACATATCTACGCCGAAGTAATTGGCTTCGGGGCGAGTGGCGATGCGGGCCATATTACTAAGCCAGATGAAGCAGGTGTCGGGGCGGCTCGTGCCATGACCTCCGCACTACGAGACGCGTCCTGCACGCCTGGCCAAGTGGATTACATTAACGCCCATGGAACGAGTACGCCTCTGGGAGATAAGGCCGAGACGCGAGCGATCAAGAGCGTCTTTGGTGAGCACGCCAAGGGGGTCAGTATTTCCAGTACAAAGAGCCAGCTAGGCCATTCGCTTGGTGCAAGCGGGGGAATTGAGCTGGTGTTATCCATTAAGGCATTGCAGCGATCGATCGTTCCGCCAACCATTAATCTGGATACGCCTGATCCGGATTGCGACTTGGATTACACGCCTAATCAGCCCAAGGAACGGACGCTCGACGTGGTGATGAGTAATAGCTTTGGCTTTGGTGGCCACAATGCGTCGGTGGTGATTCAGCGATTTAAATCCTGA